The following coding sequences are from one Triticum dicoccoides isolate Atlit2015 ecotype Zavitan chromosome 4A, WEW_v2.0, whole genome shotgun sequence window:
- the LOC119286044 gene encoding splicing factor U2af large subunit B-like isoform X5: protein MFPNMLPFAVGQFNPLVMQPQAMTQQATRHARRVYVGGLPPSANEQSVAIYFNQVMAAIGGNTAGPGDAVLNVYINHDKKFAFVEMRSVEEASNAMALDGILFEGAPVKVRRPTDYNPSLAAALGPSQPSSNLNLAAVGLTPGSAGGLEGPDRIFVGGLPYYFTEAQVRELLESFGPLRGFDLVKDRETGNSKGYAFCVYQDLNVTDIACAALNGIKMGDKTLTVRRANQGSAQPRPEQESILLQAQQQVQLQKLVYQVGALPTKVVCLTQVVTADELKDDEEYEDIMEDMRLEAGKYGNLVKVVIPRPHPSGEPVSGVGKVFLEYADVDGSTKAKTAMHGRKFGGNPVVAVFYPENKFADEDYDAAA from the exons ATGTTCCCGAACATGCTCCCTTTTGCTGTTGGACAG TTCAATCCCCTCGTCATGCAGCCACAAGCCATGACTCAACAG GCTACTCGGCATGCTCGGCGTGTTTATGTTGGTGGCCTTCCCCCATCTGCTAATGAACAG TCTGTTGCAATATACTTTAATCAAGTCATGGCTGCTATTGGAGGAAACACTGCTGGTCCAGGTGATGCTGTTCTTAATGTGTACATAAACCATGACAAGAAATTCGCTTTTGTGGAGATGAGGTCTGTGGAGGAAGCAAGCAATGCAATGGCACTGGATGGCATTTTATTTGAAGGTGCACCAGTGAAGGTTAGAAGACCAACAGACTATAACCCTTCTCTGGCAGCTGCCCTGGGCCCAAGCCAGCCAAGCTCCAATTTGAATCTTGCTGCGGTTGGCCTAACACCAGGTTCAGCCGGAGGGTTAGAAGGCCCGGACCGTATTTTTGTGGGTGGTCTCCCCTATTACTTCACAGAGGCTCAAGTTCGGGAGCTGCTTGAATCATTTGGGCCTCTTCGAGGATTTGATCTTGTGAAAGATAGGGAAACTGGTAACTCAAAGGGCTATGCGTTCTGTGTCTACCAGGACCTCAATGTCACTGACATAGCCTGCGCTGCTCTAAATGGTATCAAGATGGGAGACAAAACTCTTACGGTCAGACGAGCAAACCAGGGCTCAGCCCAACCTAGACCAGAGCAGGAAAGTATCCTGTTGCAGGCACAGCAGCAGGTGCAGTTACAG AAACTTGTGTATCAAGTTGGAGCGCTCCCTACAAAGGTTGTATGCCTGACCCAGGTAGTTACTGCTGATGAATtaaaggatgatgaagaatatgaggacATTATGGAGGACATGAGGTTGGAAGCTGGGAAATATG GTAACTTGGTGAAAGTTGTCATCCCGCGCCCTCATCCGAGTGGAGAGCCAGTTTCTGGAGTTGGAAAG GTGTTCTTAGAGTATGCAGATGTTGATGGTTCCACCAAAGCAAAGACGGCGATGCATGGAAGGAAATTCGGTGGAAACCCAGTTGTTGCGGTCTTCTACCCCGAGAACAAGTTTGCTGATGAGGACTATGACGCGGCAGCATAA